The Fulvia fulva chromosome 6, complete sequence genome includes a window with the following:
- a CDS encoding Glucan endo-1,3-beta-glucosidase encodes MFLLTYLLPLVWLASSSPFPQTRANNITSLNTTSFNSTRIAAAAVASSWWYANIDHSTGAVRDYAPGVGDYNYPIYKSVNNVNDLYNAIFSDGPNGSQRPSALGDQDPGNIISNDYLAALPRVVYIQPGTYVLNRKLALTGDTILIGDAVNPPILQASSGFSDPYVIQGGSGITDPSDNNGHGELRFSRMIKNIIIDTTQATGKSDLIALEWGVAQNCALTNIQIRMPLQKHTGLYVGQGSTIQVADVSFSYGDTGILVRNQQATLKNMKFVDTTTGITIAGGFAMNILNPTFDTVGNCVTQTNGQPWLSIVDANVVNSGILLQTVQYPNFMLENAVRDNNNAMAVAGGKAVVGGIQKVGHYVYGNTYGKNPPYQTGNTPSAGRRPSSLLVNGKFPIVTPNQHTDKTAADVINLKDTSQNGGIKVLGDGNNIDGPGLQAGLNKAASAGKIAYLPFGVYRVDDTLTIPPGTILFGNGWSTIQGIGQNFKTESNPRPVVQVGAPGSSGTAEIHDIRVNAGEQLPGGILVQVNMAAGKGGVLVEATKGTWLTGLGSEHWWYYNLGYNKASNVFVSLYQSETNYQEGNSQSGSGGPSDPPPGPFQPTGAGPDWSHCDGAAAVCRMTMNQWFKSGSNIVSYSSASWNFGDGNRQANVNVMEQAPANLQLYGLCAGSSTNYIMRLPDGSRFGRPDDGYKGSWQTLVAEATF; translated from the exons ATGTTCCTTCTTACCTACCTTTTGCCCCTGGTTTGGCTTGCTTCATCCTCTCCTTTCCCTCAAACTCGTGCGAATAACATTACTTCTCTTAACACTACAAGCTTCAATTCGACAAGGATTGCAGCAGCAGCAGTTGCATCCAGCTGGTGGTACGCCAACATTGACCATAGCACTGGCGCTGTCCGTGACTATGCACCTGGCGTCGGCGACTACAACTACCCGATCTACAAATCGGTCAACAACGTCAATGACCTCTACAATGCTATTTTCTCGGACGGACCAAATGGAAGTCAGAGACCGTCTGCACTCGGAGACCAGGACCCCGGCAATATCATCAGCAACGACTACCTCGCAGCCCTTCCAAGAGTCGTCTACATTCAGCCTGGAACTTACGTTCTCAATCGCAAGCTTGCGCTCACCGGCGATACAATTTTGATTGGCGATGCAGTCAATCCTCCAATTCTCCAAGCTTCTTCCGGCTTCAGTGATCCATACGTGATTCAAGGTGGGTCAGGAATCACGGATCCTTCAGATAACAATGGCCACGGAGAGCTTCGATTCTCCAGGATGATCAAGAACATCATTATAGACACAACTCAGGCGACCGGAAAGTCGGACTTGATTGCCTTGGAGTGGGGTGTAGCACAGAACTGTGCCCTTACCAACATCCAGATTCGCATGCCTCTACAGAAACACACGGGGCTCTATGTCGGCCAGGGCTCGACCATTCAGGTTGCTGACGTATCCTTCAGCTATGGAGACACGGGTATCTTGGTCCGCAACCAGCAAGCTACGTTGAAGAACATGAAGTTTGTCGACACAACAACAGGCATTACGATTGCTGGGGGCTTTGCAATGAACATTCTCAATCCGACTTTCGATACAGTCGGCAATTGTGTCACACAGACAAACGGACAGCCTTGGCTATCGATCGTGGACGCCAATGTGGTCAACTCGGGAATTCTCCTGCAAACGGTGCAATATCCAAATTTCATGCTCGAGAACGCTGTTCGAGACAACAACAATGCCATGGCCGTCGCAGGAGGAAAGGCCGTTGTTGGCGGCATCCAAAAGGTCGGCCACTACGTTTACGGCAATACATATGGCAAGAATCCCCCCTACCAGACTGGCAACACGCCATCCGCCGGCCGCCGACCATCCAGTCTTCTCGTCAATGGCAAATTCCCTATTGTCACGCCAAACCAGCATACCGATAAAACCGCAGCAGATGTCATCAATCTCAAAGACACTTCTCAAAACGGTGGTATCAAAGTCCTCGGCGATGGCAACAATATCGATGGGCCTGGCTTGCAAGCTGGCCTGAACAAGGCTGCATCTGCCGGGAAGATTGCGTACCTTCCTTTTGGTGTCTATCGTGTCGATGACACCCTCACAATCCCTCCCGGAACGATCCTTTTCGGGAATGGATGGTCGACCATCCAAGGTATTGGCCAGAATTTCAAGACTGAGAGCAACCCTAGGCCAGTCGTGCAAGTTGGCGCGCCCGGTTCATCAGGGACAGCGGAGATTCATGACATTCGCGTTAATGCAGGTGAGCAGCTTCCAGGCGGTATCCTCGTGCAAGTCAACATGGCCG CAGGCAAAGGTGGTGTCCTCGTCGAAGCGACAAAAGGAACGTGGCTCACTGGCCTTGGCAGCGAGCACTGGTGGTATTACAACCTGGGCTACAACAAAGCCTCCAACGTCTTCGTCTCGCTTTACCAGTCCGAGACCAACTACCAAGAAGGCAATAGCCAAAGTGGCTCTGGCGGCCCAAGCGATCCCCCTCCCGGACCTTTCCAGCCCACCGGCGCTGGTCCTGACTGGAGTCACTGCGACGGCGCCGCGGCGGTCTGTCGCATGACGATGAATCAGTGGTTCAAAAGCGGTAGCAATATCGTCAGCTACTCAAGTGCGAGCTGGAACTTTGGAGACGGAAACAGACAGGCCAATGTCAATGTCATGGAGCAGGCGCCCGCGAATCTCCAGTTGTATGGTTTGTGCGCGGGTTCGAGCACGAATTACATCATGCGACTCCCGGATGGGAGTCGATTTGGAAGACCTGATGATGGATACAAGGGCAGCTGGCAGACACTTGTCGCGGAGGCAACATTCTAG
- a CDS encoding Glucose N-acetyltransferase 1: MSSVILRPLAKSFGRCLLMGAALLAAFGYFRTHWTNSTSELTASVAWKDFAYVTYATDTDYLCNSLMLLESLHRLQGKADRLLLYSQEWHEDDYSIESRLLRKARDDYQAVLKPIKLQTIYTKNSERTWESSFTKLLAFNQSQYRRVLSLDSDSTLLRPMDELFLQPSAPVAMPRAYWRESDANKEIKFCNAVALIEPSSIEYQRLQREIVVQRPGDYDMDIMNRLYGSSCLELPHRPYLLLSGELGKADHKAYMGRRALPWSAEYVSAEAKYVHFSDWPLSKPWLPMQRHLRGDVRPTCEANEHDISLVDCEDQQAWDWLYQDFRQRRLNVCGPMFDKWTKNETLQEAQAKMDLS, encoded by the exons ATGAGTTCGGTGATTCTCAGACCATTGGCCAAGTCATTCGGACGTTGTCTTCTGATGGGAGCAGCGCTGCTGGCTGCCTTCGGGTACTTCCGCACACACTGGACCAACTCTACATCAGAGCTCACTGCTTCGGTTGCCTGGAAAGATTTCGCCTACGTCACGTATGCCACGGACACGGACTATCTCTGCAACTCGCTCATGCTGCTTGAGAGCTTGCACCGGCTGCAAGGGAAAGCGGACAGGCTCCTGCTCTACTCGCAAGAGTGGCATGAAGATGACTACAGCATCGAGTCAAGATTACTGCGAAAGGCGAGAGACGACTACCAAGCGGTATTAAAGCCTATCAAGCTGCAGACAATATACACGAAGAATTCCGAAAGGACCTGGGAGTCGTCCTTCACCAAATTGCTGGCCTTCAATCAATCGCAATATCGCCGGGTGCTGAGCCTCGACTCCGATAGCACACTCTTGCGACCAATGGATGAGCTCTTCCTTCAGCCCTCTGCTCCTGTGGCTATGCCGAGAGCCTACTGGCGTGAGAGCGATGCCAATAAGGAAATAAAGTTTTGTAATGCTGTGGCATTAATAGAACCATCGTCCATCGAGTACCAGCGACTGCAACGCGAGATCGTAGTCCAAAGGCCCGGGGACTACGACATGGACATCATGAACCGTCTCTACGGTAGCTCATGCCTCGAGCTTCCTCACCGACCTTACTTGCTATTGAGTGGCGAGCTCGGCAAGGCCGATCACAAGGCATACATGGGGAGGAGGGCTCTGCCTTGGTCCGCAGAATACGTCTCAGCAGAGGCCAAGTATGTACATTTCAGCGATTGGCCCCTGTCGAAGCCATGGTTGCCCATGCAGCGCcacctacgaggcgacgtAAGGCCTACCTGTGAAGCCAACGAGCACGACATAAGTTTAGTCGACTGCGAGGATCAACAGGCATGGGATTGGCTGTATCAGGATTTCCGGCAGAGACGATTG AATGTATGTGGGCCCATGTTCGACAAGTGGACCAAGAATGAGACTCTACAAGAAGCGCAGGCAAAGATGGACCTAAGCTGA
- a CDS encoding Ecp30, protein MLASYLLSAVVATSSFTQVMARADRRQTNTLPKANEYQSSDCSGDLNYGHRSPTLYEVTMDDTTHSVYLAMHGPGPTAVDKWVAFSGKSKNDGVCTGEMLGILGGECQNLDTTYSKRINCVRKCGVFPDGTEYDVGCFTPS, encoded by the exons ATGCTCGCATCATACCTTCTGAGCGCTGTCGTTGCGACAAGCTCCTTCACCCAAGTCATGGCCCGAGCAGATCGCCGTCAAACCAATACTCTGCCTAAGGCGAACGAGTACCAGAGCAGTGACTG CTCTGGCGACCTGAACTACGGGCATCGTTCTCCAACACTTTACGAGGTCACCATGGACGATACTACCCATTCTGTATATCTTGCTATGCATGGCCCGGGACCAACAGCAGTGGACAAATGGGTTGCTTTCAGCGGAAAGAGCAAGAATGACGGTGTGTGCACCGGCGAGATGCTTGGCATCTTGGGTGGCGAGTGTCAGAACCTCGATACGACCTACTCGAAGAGGATCAACTGTGTCAGGAAGTGTGGTGTTTTCCCTGATGGGACTGAGTATGATGTCGGCTGCTTCACCCCTAGCTAA
- a CDS encoding Lipase 1, whose amino-acid sequence MWKAAVCLVFGQQVLASSAVPVVSLEGYGSFQGLSVNTSLTNDTLPAAVDAWLGIDYAVQPVGERRFRPVQDRPAAFNGTRAASSWGKVCVQDPSTMPYEQDEACLSFNVFRTAGVSLDEKLPTLVWIHGGGFVAGSARSPDGASFVASSQHPIAAVTFNYRINSLGFLPSTLFEKEGLLNLGLLDQRFLLEFLQDHLASFGGDPDQITLGGRSAGGHSTGIHYFHNYGNDTGKPLFARVILQSGSVTARAFPNATFPQYQSDFKRFMVALNCSTNATNTAALRCLRSAPIDTIQAISAKMYADGAPTIAWPFQPTLGGPLLERPGSVSGIEGTFFRVPAITSHVNNEGKYYTPGDLETNDDFLNFMLTTSPDMNMTDIAIMNELYPDPVAHSDSPYSSSPNSTQYNRLSEAWSDYAYICPSRETAYRVSKADVPIWRLHFNTPDTPLEYVSWRGIPHASDTRYTWASQQVPFELTGQIYHAYLASFVATGDPNTLRLDGTPEWPQYDGSKGAEAEQLLVNPGNFTVVERDSYRRAQCDFWNDEERAVRLHK is encoded by the exons ATGTGGAAAGCGGCTGTCTGCCTGGTCTTCGGCCAACAAGTACTTGCTTCTTCTGCAGTACCCGTGGTCTCTCTCGAGGGCTATGGCTCGTTCCAGGGACTGTCGGTGAACACTTCACTGACAAACGATACACTGCCTGCGGCAGTTGATGCATGGTTGGGCATTGATTACGCTGTACAGCCAGTGGGAGAGCGCAGGTTTCGTCCGGTCCAAGATCGTCCAGCGGCTTTCAATGGCACCCGAGCGGCATCGTCGTGGGGCAAGGTCTGTGTACAGGACCCGAGCACGATGCCATACGAGCAGGACGAGGCTTGCTTGAGTTTCAATGTGTTCCGCACAGCAGGCGTATCGCTCGATGAAAAACTCCCTACCCTCGTTTGGATCCATGGAG GCGGCTTTGTAGCTGGGTCGGCGCGTAGTCCCGATGGTGCATCGTTCGTGGCTTCGTCGCAGCATCCAATTGCCGCTGTCACGTTCAACTATCGCATCAACTCGCTAGGGTTCTTACCATCGACACTATTCGAGAAGGAGGGCCTGCTGAATCTGGGTCTCCTAGATCAGCGCTTTTTGTTGGAGTTCTTGCAGGATCACCTGGCTTCATTCGGCGGTGACCCGGACCAAATCACACTTGGCGGACGCTCAGCAGGAGGACATTCAACCGGTATCCACTACTTCCACAACTACGGCAACGACACTGGCAAACCGCTGTTCGCTCGTGTCATCCTCCAGTCGGGATCTGTCACGGCGCGCGCGTTCCCGAATGCGACCTTCCCACAGTATCAGTCAGACTTCAAGCGTTTCATGGTGGCGCTCAACTGCTCGACAAATGCCACCAATACTGCGGCGCTCAGATGCCTCCGATCTGCGCCAATCGATACCATCCAAGCAATCAGTGCTAAGATGTATGCTGATGGAGCTCCAACCATCGCGTGGCCATTCCAACCGACCCTAGGCGGTCCTCTGTTGGAACGTCCTGGTTCAGTGTCGGGTATCGAGGGCACATTCTTCCGCGTTCCAGCCATAACATCCCACGTCAACAACGAGGGCAAGTACTACACCCCAGGAGACCTGGAGACAAACGACGACTTCCTCAACTTCATGCTGACCACCAGTCCGGACATGAACATGACAGACATCGCCATCATGAACGAGCTTTATCCAGACCCCGTGGCGCATTCAGATTCGCCGTACAGCAGCTCGCCAAATAGCACGCAGTACAACCGACTCTCGGAAGCTTGGTCGGATTACGCCTACATCTGTCCGAGCCGGGAAACGGCGTATAGAGTATCCAAGGCAGACGTTCCAATCTGGCGTCTGCACTTCAACACCCCAGACACACCGCTGGAGTACGTGTCTTGGCGTGGGATACCGCACGCTTCCGACACGCGGTACACGTGGGCATCGCAGCAGGTGCCTTTCGAGCTTACTGGCCAGATCTACCACGCATATCTTGCCAGCTTCGTCGCGACTGGAGATCCGAATACACTGCGCCTCGATGGCACTCCGGAATGGCCTCAGTATGACGGCAGTAAGGGTGCCGAGGCTGAGCAGCTCTTGGTGAATCCAGGCAACTTCACGGTTGTCGAGAGGGACTCATATCGCAGAGCCCAGTGCGACTTCTGGAACGATGAGGAGCGTGCCGTGCGGCTGCACAAGTAG